Proteins from one Mercurialis annua linkage group LG7, ddMerAnnu1.2, whole genome shotgun sequence genomic window:
- the LOC126656864 gene encoding uncharacterized protein LOC126656864, whose protein sequence is MDKMMELMLKKDAETQQALKNHAATIHNQELQIQQMAKALQNRNQGGLPSTTEENSREHLKAIELRNGKALDDPYATNTSAEVEKEQSKENESEKVVTKPTPLPPYVPKIPFPQRLKKPQDTWKFHQFLDTFKMLQINISLVDALREMPHYAKFLKEIITNKQSWEAEGTIPMTKNCSSIILSNLPTKFRIQGVLLFHVLLVQATPMMFQLADHSSKKPHGIVEDVLVKGLPNDIGETIHDHWQSLIDVHDGKLTLRIGEESVEFDMKKITRHPNIEEKWMQIDMVDEIVQEQLEENNSILNSDWDQDDISSMEVTCECPVADQKTELETTVRTHIRTCANAQLVSSQEEEECEEEPVLEPLVKNKHITPPSSEKPLKMELKTLPAHLRYAFLGADNTLPIIISNKLTKEQEQKVINIVKG, encoded by the exons ATGGACAAAATGATGGAGTTGATGCTAAAGAAGGACGCAGAGACTCAGCAAGCACTCAAGAATCATGCTGCTACTATTCACAATCAAGAATTGCAAATACAGCAGATGGCTAAAGCACTCCAAAACAGAAATCAagggggtttaccatccactactGAGGAAAACTCCCGAGAGCATTTGAAAGCGATTGAACTGAGGAATGGAAAGGCATTGGATGATCCATACGCAACAAATACTAGCGCAGAGGTAGAAAAGGAGCAGAGTAAGGAAAATGAATCTGAAAAGGTAGTCACTAAACCTACTCCACTACCTCCGTACGTACCAAAAATACCATTCCCTCAGCGATTGAAGAAGCCGCAAGATACTTGGAAGTTCCACCAGTTTTTAGACACTTTCAAGATGCTGCAAATCAACATCAGTTTGGTTGACGCTTTACGTGAAATGCCACATTATGCCAAGTTTTTAAAAgagatcatcaccaacaaaCAGAGTTGGGAGGCAGAGGGTACAATACCCATGACAAAGAACTGCAGCTCAATCATCTTGAGCAATCTTCCGACAAAATTcaggatccagggagttttactATTCCATGTACTATTG GTACAAGCTACCCCAATGATGTTTCAATTGGCAGATCACTCTTCGAAGAAGCCACATGGGATTGTGGAGGATGTTTTGGTTAAG GGACTTCCCAATGATATTGGGGAGACCATTCATGACCACTGGCAGAGTCTTATCGATGTGCATGATGGCAAACTGACTCTGAGAATTGGGGAGGAGAGTgttgagtttgatatgaagaaaaTTACACGCCACCCCAATATCGAAGAGAAATGGATGCAGATTGACATGGTGGACGAGATAGTACAAGAGCAGTTAGAAGAAAACAACTCCATATTGAACTCTGATTGGGATCAGGATGACATAAGTAGTATGGAGGTTACTTGTGAATGCCCTGTGGCAGACCAGAAGACGGAACTGGAAACAACCGTACGTACTCATATTCGTACTTGTGCGAATGCACAGCTGGTTTCCAGTCAAGAAGAGGAAGAGTGTGAAGAGGAACCAGTTCTTGAGCCATTGGTCAAGAACAAGCACATCACTCCTCCTTCTTCAGAAAAGCCACTGAAGATGGAACTCAAGACTTTACCAGCGCATCTTAGGTATGCTTTCTTGGGAGCTGACAATACTTTACCTATCATTATCAGCAATAAGCTCACCAAGGAGCAAGAGCAGAAGGTCATCAACATAGTCAAGGGATGA